In Xanthomonas fragariae, the genomic window TCCCGTTCCGCCGCTATCAGATGCAGCGCGTGTATCGCGGCGAGCGCGCCCAGCGCGGCCGCTTCCGCGAGTTCTATCAGTGCGATATCGACGTAATCGGCAAGGATGCGCTGAGCATCCGCTACGACGCCGAAGTGCTGGCGGTGATCCACTCGGTGTTCGCCGAGCTGGGTATCGGCGAGTTCAAGGTGCAGTTGAACAATCGCAAGCTGCTGCGCGGCTTCTTCGAAAGACTGGGCGTTGCCGAAGGCGAGCTGCAGCTGGCGGTGCTGCGTGAGATCGACAAGATCGACAAGCGCGGCGCCGATCATGTGCGCGATACGCTGGTTGGCGAAGGCTTCGGCATCGCCGCCGAGCAGGTCGACAAGATCCTGGCCTTCGTGGCGGTGCGCTCGAACGGGCATGCCGATGCGCTGGCGCAGCTGCAGGCGCTGGAAGCCTCGGTCGGTGCAAGTGCGACCCTGGGCGAGGGCATCGCCGAACTGCGCGAGGTGCTGGAGCTGGTCAAGGCGTTGGGCGTGCCCGAGAGCGCGTATTGCCTGAACTTTTCGATCGCGCGCGGGCTGGACTACTACACCGGCACCGTTTACGAGACCACGCTGACCGACCAGCCGCAGATCGGCTCGATCTGTTCGGGCGGCCGTTACGAAAGCCTGGCCAGCCACTACACCAAGTCCAGGTTGCCGGGCGTGGGTATTTCGATCGGCCTGACCCGCCTGTTCTGGCAGCTGCGCGAGGCCGGGTTGATCCAGGGCATCGCCGAAAGCAGCGTGCATGCGATGGTGGCGCTGATGGACGAGTCGCGCCTGGGCGATGCGCTGGACATCGCACGCCGGCTGCGCATCGGCGGCATCAACACTGAAGTGCAGATGGAGCCAAAGAAGGTCGGTAAGCAATTCCAGTACGCCGCACGCGCCGGAATCCGCTTTGTAGTGCTGGCCGGTGACGACGAACTGGCGCGCGGCGTGGTGGCGGTCAAGGACCTGGTGCGCGAGCAGCAGTTCGAAGTCGCCCGCGACGAGCTGGCCAGCACTTTGTTGGTGGAGCTTGAGCAGGCCAAGGCGATGCTGGTGGCCGGGGGTGTCAAGGGCGGCTGAGGTCTGTCGGCCGGCAGGTGATCGCTCGCCGTGTCGGCCGCAGTGCGCTAGCCGGACGCATGCATCCACTTTAAACCTGACCCACAGACACATCGATGTCTGTGGATCTTCCGCTTGTGTCGGTGAAACATAACCGTGCGCTTCTCTGAACCCATTGAGCCGGTACGCTTGCTTCGCTGACTCTGCTTGCGTTAATGTACTAACACGCTATTACGTTAACGCAATGAAACAACTACCAGCTCCGCGCGAAATTACAGAAGTCGCCGCCTCCCTCAAGAGGCTGGCCGACGCGTTGGCATGCCTGGACGAGCCGGGCTCAGTCGAGGCGTTCCTGCGCGATCTGTGCACCCCAGCCGAGCTGGAAGCGATGGCCGATCGCTGGCGGGTGGTGCCGCTGCTGGTCAAAGGCGTGCCCTACCGCGAAATCCACGAGCTGACCCGGGTCAGCGTGACCACCATCGGGCGCGTTGCGCGCACCCTGGACCACGGCGCCGGCGGCTATGCCGCTGCCCTGCGCGAGCAATCCTCGCGCCCTGTCGAATCCCACTGAGAGATCAAGATGAGTGCTTCCACGGCAGCGCCGGCACGTGACCGGTTGCGTATCGCCATTCAGAAGAGCGGCCGTCTGGCCGAACCGGCGCGCAGCCTGCTGGCCGCGTGCGGGCTGAGCTGGCGGCAGAGCCGCGACAAGCTGTTCTGCTACGGCGAATCGTTGCCGGTGGATCTGCTGCTGGTGCGCGACGATGACATCCCCGGCCTGATCGCCGATGGTGTCTGCGACCTTGGCATCGTCGGCCAGAACGAGCTGGAAGAACAGGCCGCAGAGCGCCGCCGCAACGGCTTGCCGGCCGCGTATCACGCGATGCGTGGGGTCGGTTTCGGCCAATGCCGGTTGATGCTCGCAGTGCCGGAAGAATGGAAGTGGCAGGGTGTGGCGCAGCTGGCCGGCAAGCGCATCGCCACCAGCTATCCGGCAATCCTGGCCGATTGGCTGGAGCGCCAGGGAATCGATGCGTCAGTGGTTGAGCTGTCCGGTTCGGTGGAAATCGCACCGCGCCTGGGCACCGCCGACCTGATCTGCGATCTGGTCTCCAGCGGCGCGACTCTGGCTGCCAACCAGCTCAAACCGGTGGAACTGGTGATGGAAAGCGAGGCGGTACTGGCGGGCGCAGTGCGCGAGCCGGCCGATGCACGCGCCGCGTTGTTGGCGATGCTGCTGCGGCGCATGGATGGCGTGCTCAAGCTGTGCGACAGCAAGCTGCTGATGTTCCGTGCTGAGCAGGACAATGTGGATGCGTTGCGTCGCTTGCTACCTGATGCCGACCCGTTGGTGCAGCTGCCCGACGATGGCAACGGCGCGTTGCGCCTGCAGACGATGTGTCACGGCGCGGTGACTTGGCAACGCCTGGAAGAACTCGAACGCGCAGGTGCGCAAGGTTTGATGGTGTTGACGATGGAGCGCTCGCTGGCATGAACATGCTCGATTGGTCCCAACTCGATGCCGCAGCGCGCACCCAGGCATTGACCCGCCCGGTGCAGACCGTGGCCACGCAGACGCGCGATGCGGTTACCGCATTGATTGCCGATGTACGCACGCGCGGCGATGCGGCATTGCGCGAGATCACCGTGCGTTTCGATGGCGTATGGCTGGACAACTTGGCCGTGAGTGAAGCCGAATTCGCTGCGGCC contains:
- the hisS gene encoding histidine--tRNA ligase, with the translated sequence MIKPRTPPGIMELLPREQIAFQHMLDVIRRNYERFGFLPVETPVFELSDVLLTKSGGETERQVYFVQSTGALANAAASADEGGLPELALRFDLTVPLARYVAEHEHALSFPFRRYQMQRVYRGERAQRGRFREFYQCDIDVIGKDALSIRYDAEVLAVIHSVFAELGIGEFKVQLNNRKLLRGFFERLGVAEGELQLAVLREIDKIDKRGADHVRDTLVGEGFGIAAEQVDKILAFVAVRSNGHADALAQLQALEASVGASATLGEGIAELREVLELVKALGVPESAYCLNFSIARGLDYYTGTVYETTLTDQPQIGSICSGGRYESLASHYTKSRLPGVGISIGLTRLFWQLREAGLIQGIAESSVHAMVALMDESRLGDALDIARRLRIGGINTEVQMEPKKVGKQFQYAARAGIRFVVLAGDDELARGVVAVKDLVREQQFEVARDELASTLLVELEQAKAMLVAGGVKGG
- a CDS encoding YerC/YecD family TrpR-related protein; amino-acid sequence: MKQLPAPREITEVAASLKRLADALACLDEPGSVEAFLRDLCTPAELEAMADRWRVVPLLVKGVPYREIHELTRVSVTTIGRVARTLDHGAGGYAAALREQSSRPVESH
- the hisG gene encoding ATP phosphoribosyltransferase translates to MSASTAAPARDRLRIAIQKSGRLAEPARSLLAACGLSWRQSRDKLFCYGESLPVDLLLVRDDDIPGLIADGVCDLGIVGQNELEEQAAERRRNGLPAAYHAMRGVGFGQCRLMLAVPEEWKWQGVAQLAGKRIATSYPAILADWLERQGIDASVVELSGSVEIAPRLGTADLICDLVSSGATLAANQLKPVELVMESEAVLAGAVREPADARAALLAMLLRRMDGVLKLCDSKLLMFRAEQDNVDALRRLLPDADPLVQLPDDGNGALRLQTMCHGAVTWQRLEELERAGAQGLMVLTMERSLA